In the Campylobacter sputorum subsp. sputorum genome, TTATCACCACTGTTTTTGCAATTTTATCATGCCAAGTTTGTCTTAGTTCATTTCCCAAGGCCCAAACAAACCCTAAGTATAAAAAACTCTCACTGACTATTCTAAAAATCGCTCTTAAAATAGCTGCGCTTAATTTTGGCTTTGAAAGCATAACAACATCAATGCATACTATTTTACAAATTATTTTACCTATAGTTGCACCATAATACCATATGAAAAATGACTGATAAACCACTTTTAAAAGCACAAGCTGAAGACTCATGGATGAAACCATCTCCAATGTTTGTTCAAAATCATTACTTACAGTAAAAGAATCCCAATAAATTATTACAAAAAGCAAACTAAGTAAAACTTCATCAATGGCATAAGATAAAAATCTTTTGTTCATCGGTGCTATATCAATGCCCTCTGTATTTAGTTTTTTTAATACATCATCACTCATTTTAATGCCTGATATGCGATATCTTTTCTAAATTTTGCACCTTTAAATTTGACATTTTGGCAAAGCATATAAGCTTTTTCCTGTGCTTCTTTTATGTTATCTCCACTGCCAACACAAACCAAAACCCTACCACCATTTGCATATAGTTTTTTATCTTCCAAACTAACTCCAGCATAACAAATATGTGTGTCATTTGGTATATTTTCTACACTAATTTCTTGTTTTGGCGAAGAAGCAAAAGGATAATTTTCACTAGCCATTACAACGCCAACGCTAAATTTATTATAAAGCTCTATATTAGTTAATTTACCCAAACTTGCATCTTTTAAAATACCAGCCAAATCGCCTTTTATTAGCGGCATCAAAACTTCACATTCTGGATCACCAAAACGAACATTGTATTCAAGCACATATGGTTCATTATTAACAATCATAAGACCTACAAACAAAACACCGCAAAATGGTGCATTTTCTTGTATCATACCATCAAGCGTAACTCTTACTATCTCGTTTTCAACTCTTTTTAAAAGATTATCATTGGCTAGTGGGCTTGGTGCATAAGCACCCATTCCGCCGGTATTTGGACCCATATCTCCATCATTAAGTTTTTTATGATCTTGTGCAAAAGGCAAACTTACAAAGTTTTTACCATCACAAATAGCAAAAAAACTAAGCTCATATCCGTCTAAAAACTCTTCTATAACTACATTTTTTCCAGCTTCTCCAAAGCTTTTTCCACTAAGCATATCAAGAGCTTCTTTTTTTGCCTCATCGTGAGAATTTGCTATGATAACGCCTTTTCCAGCACAAAGTCCATCAGCTTTTACAACAACTTTATCACCCAAAGTATCTATAAACTTACAAATTTCATCTTTATCGTTTGAGCTTAAAAATCTAGCTGTTTTAATGTTATATTTCTTAAGGAAATTTTTCATATAAACTTTGCTACCTTCAAGTTTTGCAGCATTTTTACTTGGACCAAATATAACTAAATTTCTTTTTTTAAATACATCCACAATACCATTTGTAAGGGGATCTTCTGGACCAACGATTGTTAAATCTATCTTGTTTTGCTCACAAAAATCAGCCAACTTTTCAAAATCTTTTATATCTAAATTTGTTCCTAGGTTATTTGTAGCACCATTTCCAGGTGCGAAGAAGAGTGAGTTATCTTTGTTTTCAAGAAGTTTTATAGCAATGGCGTATTCTCTGCCACCACTTCCAATTATCAAAATTTTCAAATATTGTCTCCAAAATAAAATACCCAAACGAGCGTTGTTATAAATGGTCGGCCCTAAAAAGCCAAACTTGCAACTAGACTAGTTCTACAGGTTGCAATCTCTTACTTTCAAAAAAGCTCAAACAAAACCACATCACACGAACTAAGTACATCATCGCCATACTTATGTGTTGGACCCTCAAAAATACTGACGCTTCGTTCAGGCGATTAAATTATAACAAAACAATACTTAAATTTACAGCCAATGTGTATATAAATTTAGAATTTACGCTAAATTTTTTGCAATTTCTATACAATTTTCTATGCTTTGCGTTTTACTAACAATGATATTTGGGAAATTTTTCAGACTTATTGCTGTTTTTTTGCCTATTGCTATGATTTTATAACTAAGATCTAGTTCAAAATTTCTTAAAAACCCATCAACATTAGACGGGGATGTAAAAATAATAATGCTGTTTTTAGGCGGTTTTAACTCGTTTGGTAAATTTAAAAAAACATTTTCGTAGGCTATTATTTCTATTAAATTTACACCGCCATTTTTCAAAATTCCAAAAACATCAGATACAACTTCTTTTGCTTTTAAAAAAAGAGTTTTTTTACTTTTTAAAAGCCGTGCGATTTCATTTGCAAACTCATTTCCGTGAGCATTTTTGGCTGTATAAATTTTAGTAAATCCAAAATTTAACGCCTCTTTTGTGGTACCTTCGCCTATACTAAAAACTTCTAAATTTGCTAAATTTATTAAGTTAAATTTAAGGGCTTTAACTGAGTTTTTAGAAGTTAAAACTAGCGCGTCAAATTTACTTAAATCTACACTAAATTTATGAAATTTTATCTCACAAACTTGCAAATGTTTAACACTATTATCATTAAATTTTGTATGAGAAACTAGATATATCATTTTACTACTTCATTTATAAATTTCATCAATTAAAAACCAAGTTTTATAATAAAATCAAAATTCTTTTATACCGTTTGGTATGATTACATTTTTTATCAAATTATCTTCTTCTTTTATTCTTATGTATATAATTATAAGATAAATTGGAGCTAAAATAATAAACGATACACTAGCATGACAAAGCATTGAAAGTCCTACAAGTTCTGGAAAAATATTTAGATAATAGTTTGGATGCTTTATTGTTCTAAAAAGAAAATGTGGATTATATTTGTGATTTTTAGCTATCATCAGCTTAACTGTCCAAATATCTTTTAATAAATAATTTACTATATAATACAACATAAAAAATGCAAATAGTAGTAATCCCAAACCAATACAACTAACTATATCTAATTTTACCTCTCTTACAATAGCTTCAAATAAACAAAAAAGATAAAACATAACATGAACTATGGTTATGGCTTTTGTATTATTTACACCATACTCTTTTCCACCATTTTCCAAAATATTTTTCTCATTTTTCTTAGAAATTTTTAAAAAATATAGCCTTAAAATAAAAACACAAAAAACCAAAATAAAAATTAAATAATCCAAAAAACCACCTTATAATAAAATAAAAGCACTATTTTATCAAGTTTATTAAATATCGTCAATTAAATATATATCCAACTTAACATAATTCTTTATTAAATTTTTTAAAACATTGTGATATGAAATGATTATTTTTTAAGTCGTAAATAATATTTTAAAAATTTATACGGGTTTTATTGTTTTTTCAAAAATCTTCTTAAGTGACTTGCAGTAAAAGAATCTTGACATTTAATAAAATCAATTGGATATCCTTGGAATAATAAATTTCCTCCCATTTTTCCTCCTTTTAGACCAAGATCGATAATCCAATCTGCTTGAGCAATAACAGATAAATTATGCTCTATAATTATTACTGTATTTCCTTTTCTTGCTAATTCACGAATAAGTATCAATAAATTACTAATGTCGGCTTCATGTAACTCTGTTGTAGGTTCATCTAAAATAATAATTCTTGATGTATGATTTAATAGCATTTGTGATATCTTTAATCTTTGAAGTTCACCACCAGAATATGAGTCAAGCGTTTGTCCAAGTTTTATATAGGATAAATTAGCTTTAATAACGCTTTGTAATGCGTGTTTTATCAAGTCGTTATCAAAAAATACCTCTTTGGCTTCTTGGGCAGTTAGATCAAATATTTCGCTTATATTTTTACCTCTATATAGGTATGACAGTGCTTTGTCATTAAATCTCTTTCCTTGGCATTTTTCGCAAATTTCTTCAAAATCTCCAAGATAAGCTAAATCAAGCTTCGCAACACCTTTTCCTTTACATAAAGGACAAGCTCCTTTTCCCATCATAGAAAAGAGTGATATATCAACATGATTTTCTTTACTAAAAACTTTTTTAATTTCATCATAAATTTTTAAATAAGTAGCAATATTAGAGCGACTAGAAGCTTGTGGCATACTTTGATCTAAAATTGTTGATTTTGGATAGCTATTTACAAAAACTTCTCTTATTAATGTGCTTTTTCCAGATCCCGCAACTCCTGTTACTGCTGTAATGGCATTTTGTGGAATTTTTACAGAGATATTTTTTAAATTATGCTTTGATACATTGACAAGTTCATAATATTTTAAGAACTGCTTCTTTTCTTGTATTATAGAATGTTTTTTAAAATGCTTTAGCTGTAACTGTATTTGACCTTAACAAATCTTTAAATTAGCCTTGAAAAGTCACTTTACCGCCGTGAGTCCCAGCTCCTTCGCCAAAGTTAATTACTTCATCGCATACCCTAATCATGTCTAAATCATGATCAATAAACAAAACCGTATTGCCCTTATTTTTTATTTCTTTAAAAATATTAGTAATATCTTTAATATCTTGGGGGTAAAGACCTACGCTTGGTTCATCAAATATATAAAGCACATCCGATAAAGCACTGTTTAAATACTTAACCATTTTAATTCTTTGAGCTTCACCACCTGATAAAGTGCTTGTTGGTTGATTTAATTTTAGGTAGTCTAGCCCCACAAGAGATAAACCCCTCAATTTTGTTTTTAATTCATTAATGACAATGGATACACTTTCGTCATCAATGCTATCTAAAAAATGATATAAATCATTTTTGTATTTTGCATTTTCCACATTGACAAAGGCATTCGTAATTCTTGGAATTACTCCAAGATATTTTGCCGTTTTATGCCAGTTTTTCGTAGGATTTTCAGGTTTGATTTCAGGTGAATATAAAAGTAAATCTAGTTCATTTTTCGTATAGTCTCTTATTATCTTATCATTATCAAAAAATCCAGATTCTGTATATCCTGTTAATCTCCAACCACCATTTTGAAATGTTGGAAACTCTATTGCACTATCATTTAATGACTTATTAAAGTCAATTAATTTTTTGACATCTATAGACTTTAAAACTCCTAATCCTTGACAATTCTTGCACATCCCCTGAGGATTATTAAATGAATACTTCATAGAGTAACCGATAAAAGGCTTAACAATCCTTGAATACAAAAGTCTTAAATCTGAATATATGTCTGTAACTGTCCCTACTGTTGATCTTGAATTACCTTGTAATCTTTTTTGATTAATAACCAAAGAAACAGGAAGATTAGAAATTAAATCAACTATAGGGTTTTTATATTTAGGCAATAAATTTTGAATATAAGTGGAATAAGTTTCGTTTAATAATCTCTGTGATTCACTTGCAATCGTATCAAATACAAAAGAAGATTTTCCAGATCCAGAAATACCTGTAACTGCAATTATTTTATATTTTGGGACTTTTACCGAAATATGCTTGAGATTATTTGTGGCTGCATTTTTTATAACTATAAAATTATTCATCTGTTTTTATCCTAGCCATACGCAATTTGCCTGATAGTTTATTTGATAAATAGGCAAACGCTTCTTGCTCTTCTTTAGAAAAAATTTTTAATGCTGTTTGATGAAGTGTGGTATGCTTAGCCGAAATATCATCTAGTAAAACTTTACCTTCTTTAGTAATAGAAGTATATAATTCTCTTCCATCAAATTTATTTGGAAATTGTTGTATATATCCTTTAGCTTTCAACCCTTTTAATGCTTTTGAAATTTTAGTTCGCGATATTCCAAGTAAAATACTTAAATTTGATGGTAAAATCTCCCCTTTATTTTTTTAATTGATATAAAATATCATATTGCAACCAAGTAATTTGTTTAGGATTTACTAAATTTTTTTCCGCAACCATTTCACATTGCAAATCTACAAGAGATGTTTTTAAATCCATTATTTTCCTTTAAAATATAATTTCTATATAGAAATTATATCAAAATAAAAATCATTTTAGAATCTTTGCAAGTTTAAAATAATCTTATTTAATGTTATAATTTATTATTAAAAATTTTTGCTATATACATTTATTAGATATTGCAAAGTAGTATTTATTAATATACATCAAACTAAAAAAGAGTAAATTTTATGAATTTTTAACTAATTCTCTAATCTTTTGCTTCTTAGCTTTAATTCTAAAAAATACAATTATTTAAAAGTATCAATCAAAATTTACTCAATAATCAATCAAATCATTATTTTTTTAGTTTTTATAGCAAACACAACACTCACAAAAAAATCGTTTATAAGGCTTTAGAGGCTGTTTTTACTACCCCCTCCCACACTCGATATGTCCATTGATATCGTTTCGTATAAATAGCATAAAATCAATGTTTTTATTATAAAATTTAGCCTTATTATATAATTTATTTCTGTTTATCCGATTTTTTGCAAGCATATTGCAAGCACGGAACATTAAACTAAATAAATTAATCTGCCAATTCTTTTTCCACTTTTTCAACCATTGCATTATAATGTCTTTCATCTAGCTCTTTTACCATTTTTAAAATATCATTTATTACTGTTTGACTACTAGCATCTAAAACTTCAGTATCTAATCCTTCAAGAACATTAATCTTTTTTTCATGAGAATATATGTTTATAAATTTATATATTCTTTCTCTAATTATATCATTATCTTGTCCTGGCAAAGCAGCATTTAGTAGTGACATTAAATCTGCTCGTTGCTTTGGAAATTTAAAACTCAAAAATGATTCAACAAGTTTTCTTGCAACATTCCCACAAAAAATCATTTCTTGTTTCGATAAAGTTTTATCTTTCAAAGAATATACCGTATTGAAAATATAGTCATATTCAGTCGCTTGTTTTAGACCTTCACCACCATCATTTAAAAAAGCAAATCTCACTCCATTTTCAAATTTATTTTCAATTCTATATATACTGTAATTAGGACATTTTTTATCATCAACTTTAATATGTTTTCTATCAAACCATCTAAATACTAGTGAAAAGAAATTATAATTATGTGTCAATACAAATAATTGTTTTGCTTTATCACATTCAGACTTCATGTATGCATATGCAGAAAAAAGTTTATTTGAATCAAAACTAGAGATTGGATCATCAATTACAAGAATAGTATCTTCTATTTTTTGCCCATTTTCCTTAATTTTTGTTATGAAATAAATAAATGCTATCGCCGTTTTTTCTCCTTCACTTAAGTTCTTTGCTTCCTCTCTACCATTTCTATAGATTTTATATCCTTTTTCATCTTTATCAAATTCTATAGTTATCTCTCCATAGCCCAGAAATTTTTCAAGCTTTTTATTAAATTCCTCAGCTCCTAAAGTTTCATTGGATAGCTTATTTTCTAGTGCTGCATATTTTGTTTTCTTTTTATCGCACGATTCTTTTATTTTTTCCAAACTATCCTTAAACTGTTGTAGTTTCACTTTTTTGTCATTATACTGCAACTGTTCAATTTGTTCTTGAATATAATGTCGTTCAATACGCTTTTTAGCGTCTCTTATAACGGCATCGAAATTAGCTACTTTCTCATTATGTATGTCAATATATGCCTTTATTTTATTTATTACCAAATTCAATTCATTAAAAGAATTAATTAATTTATCTACTTCAAATGTATTCCCAAGTTTTTCAAAAGGCTTTTTCTGTTTTTCTTTTAAGACTTCAATATAAACTTCTATCTCTTTGTTGGCTAATTGTGAAATCTTCCTAAACTGAGAATTTTGCTCTTTCACTTGCTCTAATAATTCATCATAAAAATCATTTTCATCTATTAAAAATATATCTGCATTAATTTTTAAGGACTCCCAACTATATATAGATAAGGCAATCTCTGAGTTTAACTTGCTTAATGCATTGCTAAAATGAGCATCTAGCTTTTCTATTCTTTCATTACTAATACTAGAACCACAAAACGCACATATTTTTCTATGTTCGGTTTTATGTAAATTTAAACCATTTTCGACCCAAGCTGATAACTGAGAATTATTTTTTAATTCTTCTATTACTCTTGAAGTTACAGTTCTATCAATTAATTCACTAGTTTTTTGAATTTCCTTTCGAATATTATCTATATTTAAAATCTCTATCTTCTTTGTAATAGCATCTTTTTTTATTGGTCTTGCTTTTTTGATTACACTATCTAACTCATCATTTCTAATTAAATCATTCTTAGATATAGGGTTATTTTGATCTTCAATTAGTGATAAAACTTTTCTTTTATCATAATTCATATAATAACTATCTGTCGTATCTAATAATTGAAAATTATTTTTTACATTTTTACCAATATTAGTTAAGATTTTCTGTAATTCTTTTTCTTTATCTTGTAATTCTTTTTCTTTATTTTCAATTTCCTTTAATATCCCTACAGCACTTCCATCTCCATATAATTCATTTTTTAATAAATTATATGACTCCATTTCCTTAATATTTTTTTCGTCTAACAACAATATACTTTTTAAAATTCCATTCCAATCAATATTTTCATTTATAAAGTCATCGTTAAATACTTTTATAGATTCAGTTGATATAGGAAACTGATTTTCAGCGTATACTGTACCATCTATACAAATCGAAATTTTAAAGCCATTATATATTTCAGCAATATTCTTTCCATTTAACGAATTAAACAATCTCGATAATGTGCTTTTACCTGAACCATTCCATCCGTATATTAGATTATATCGTTTAAATTCATTAATTTTAGAAGAATTGAAATTTTTATATATTCCCAAATTTTCTATTTTTTCAATCTTTGTAATCATAATATCTCCTTCTCCATTATATCCACTATGCTTTATACTCCCCAGTAGCCTCTTTTATCATCCCATCATGCCAATCTACAGTCTCTAATGGCATTTCATGGTATTTATCAAATACTTCATACAGATACTTGTACTTAACTTTATTTTCAATTATCTTCTTAAGAGAATCTGTATCTATTGAAATAATCTTCATACCTGTGATAGTTTCTTCATCTTTGGTATATGGTATTATCTTTCTATACCTAAAATCTGAAATCACATTTTTATCTAAATGTGTACTAACAAATAAGCTATAATCAAACGGATTATTATATCTTATCCTATAATCACCTAAATGTCTTGAAACAGGTTCCATTTCCATTCTTCTTTGATTATTTCCATCTGCAAGGGTTGCTTCAAGCAATAATGAATGTTTTGGATAAGAGGTACACGCTTCATATTCATATATAATGTCTGCATAACCTCCGGCCGCATGTGTCTTAGCCAATAAATTAGCTTCTAACGATAACTTCATGAAGTCCAAAATATTACCCTGTCTTTCACTTACTTTATACCATATTATTCCCAAAATATATTCAAAGATAGTTGGTATTGTAGCCTCATCTGTAACAAGTTCTTCAATCCTTTTATCATCTCGTGTTTCAAAACAATTTAGTAACTCTATAAGCACAGAATCATTAAATTTCTTATCGATCAAAGTATTAAACCTTGTTTTGTATGGATTTGTTTTACTCCTTGCCAATCAACATACCTCAAATAAATTTTCCAGGTACCTCTTTCTTTATCCTTGCTTGCTGACACAGTACCACCTCCTACACTTCTTTCGATTGTCCATAATAGTTTTCTTTATAAAATTTTCGATTAACCTTGCCTGCAATCACTATCAGATTTGGATTGCCTTTTAACATTCTCTCATTTAATTCTTTTATCATTTTGTATGCCTTAGGTTTTGAAACTCCCCCAATCTTTGCTGACTTCTTCAGCATAAACATACATTTTTCTCATATTTTTCCTCCTTTCTCGTTTATTTTAATTTGCGATATATATTAGTATACTGATTTATACAATATAAGTCAATAGTTATTTATAATTTTTATCAGAATTTCTCTTTATTTTTAGTATACAATTTGATATAATAAGATATAATAAATATAAGAGATTATAATATGAATAATAAAACTGTATCAGAACGATTGAAATATCTTCGTTCTATAAATAAAAAAACACAAAAGGAGTTTGCAGAATTTTTAGGAATACCTCAACCGTCAATGTCTGCTTATGAAAATGGTAAAAATAATCCTACAATAGATGTGCTGATAGATATTGCCGATAAATGCAAAGTATCTTTAGATTGGCTTGCTGGAAGAAGTGTCTATGCTTTCGGTCTTTCAAGCATGAGAGATTTTGTATTATTTATGTATGAACTGGCAATGAAAAAAGAAATCGGATTTGAAATAATTGTTGAAGATAAATTCTCCAATAATGACATTGAAACCGATGAAAATAAATGGAATGTTAAGCTTGTGTTCTATGGTAATGATAAAGAACACGCTTTTAATGCTGACGTATGTAATATTCTAAAAGAATTGTCTGATAATCTGTTTGACTTGGAGTCTTACTCTATTACAAAAGAACAATTTGATTCTATGAAAAATAAGTCTGTAGAATATTATTCTCTCCCATTAACACAGAAAGAGTTTGAGGAACTTTCAAGAGATGAAATTCTAAAAAAGAGAATTGAGTATTTGAAAGAAAATAATTTGCTATAAAAACGGAATCGTTAAAACGACAAAATTTTATAAGTAATGCAGGAGGTATTAAGTTTGAAAAGAGATATGGACTTATGCAGAAAAATTTTATTTAAAATCGAATAACAATATATTGATACGGCATTGTCAAATCTTGAACTAGAAAATTATGATAATTTACAAATTGATTATCATTGTAAAATTTTAAATGAAGCTGGATTGATTGATTACTATAATGCTCAGTATGCTGATAACTCATTATACTTTTTTCAGTTGGTTCATTAACTTGGGAAGGACATGATTTTTAGATAAAATTAGAGAAGATACTACATGGAATAATGTCAAGAAGATAATTAAAGATAAAGCTCTGCCGTTTACATTAGAAGTTGCTAAAACAATCGCCACAGATTTGTTGGCAGTTTCTATGAAAGCAGTATTAAACTTATAAATGATAAAAAACAAAAAAGCAACTAGGATTTTTCTCTTAGTTGCTTTTTGTATTCCTTGAAAATTATTCTTCAGGTGACCAATTTCTAAAATTTGCAAGCATTTCGCAAGCACACCAATCACAAAATGGCTAGTTATAAGGCTTTAGAGCCTGTTTTTAACTACTCCCACTCAATCGTTGCAGGTGGTTTGCTTGAAATGTCATACACTACGCGGTTAATTCCATCAACTTCGTTTATAATTCTACGACTTATATTTTCTAACAAATCATAAGGAAGTCTTGAAAAACTTGCAGTCATTCCATCACTTGCATCAACCACGCGAATGCAAACTGCATTTTCATAAGTTCTATTATCGCCCATAACTCCAACCGAATTTACATTTAAAAGCACACAAAATGCCTGCCAAGTTTTATTATACCAACCACTTGATTTAAGTTCATCTCGCAAGATTACATCTGCTTTTCTAAGAAGTTCTAGCCTATCTTTTGTAACATCGCCCATTATGCGTATAGCTAGTCCTGGTCCTGGGAAAGGATGGCGATAAACTAAATCTGGGCTTAAACCAAGCTCTATCCCAAGTTTTCTAACTTCATCTTTAAAAATCTCTCTTAATGGCTCAATTAACTCAAATTTCATATCCTTTGGAAGACCGCCAACATTATGATGAGATTTTATGGTCTTACTAGATCCAACTACGCTACTTTCAATGATATCAGTATAAAGTGTGCCTTGAGCGAGATATTTTACATTTTCATGTTTTTTTGCTTCTTTATCAAAAACTTCTATGAAAGTATTGCCTATTATCTTTCTTTTTTGCTCTGGATCACTCACACCTTCTAATCTTTCTAAAAACAACTTACTCGCGTCTATACTTATAAGATCAACGCCTAATTTTAGTTTAAATGTAGCCTCTACTTGCTTTGCCTCATCTGTTCTTAAAAGTCCATTATCAACAAAAACAACAATCAAATTTTGCGGCACAGCGTGAGCAAGAAGTGCAGCAACCACAGAACTATCAACTCCGCCACTAACAGCACACAAAACTTTATCATTTCCAACTTTTGCTTTTATTGTTTCACACTGAGTTTTAGCAAAACTTCCCATATTCCAAGTGCTTTCGCATCCACAAATGTATTTTGCAAAATTCTTTAAAATTTTATCGCCAAAGTGCGAATGTGCTACTTCTGGATGAAATTGCAAAGCATAAATTCTCTCTTTTTCATTTCCAAACGCACAAAACGGAGAATTATCGCTAGTTGCTATCGTTTCAAAGCCATCTGGCAAATTTTCAACCTTATCAGAATGACTCATCCATACTATTTGCTCATCATCTGTTTGCTTAAATAAATCATGATCTTTTTTAAATTTTAAATTTGCCTTACCATACTCCTTATGCGACGCAGCAACCACACTTGCGCCAAATTTATGAGCAATAAGCTGCATTCCATAACAAATTCCTAAAATTGGCAAACCTAAAGAAAATAACTCATCATCGCAAAAATAAGCATCGCTAGCATAAACACTAGCTGGTCCACCACTTAAAATAATACCTTTTGGCGACTTTGCTTTTATATCACTAATACTTGCATTAAATGGCAAAAGTTCTGCATATACACCATTTTCACGCAATCTTCTAGCAATGAGTTGAGTATATTGCGAACCAAAGTCTAAAACTATAATATCTGCTGTTTTCATAAAAATTCCTATTTGTTTAATCTAAATTTAACCAAGCACAATTGTATCAAATTTAAACTTATTTATTTTTATATTAAATTTTATTTTGTTATCGTATCGTGATTTGATATAAAATTTTCATTCGTTTTATTTACATCATTAGAAGAATCTGTGGAATAAAAAGGCGGTGCT is a window encoding:
- a CDS encoding AlwI family type II restriction endonuclease, encoding MARSKTNPYKTRFNTLIDKKFNDSVLIELLNCFETRDDKRIEELVTDEATIPTIFEYILGIIWYKVSERQGNILDFMKLSLEANLLAKTHAAGGYADIIYEYEACTSYPKHSLLLEATLADGNNQRRMEMEPVSRHLGDYRIRYNNPFDYSLFVSTHLDKNVISDFRYRKIIPYTKDEETITGMKIISIDTDSLKKIIENKVKYKYLYEVFDKYHEMPLETVDWHDGMIKEATGEYKA
- a CDS encoding isoprenylcysteine carboxylmethyltransferase family protein, coding for MDYLIFILVFCVFILRLYFLKISKKNEKNILENGGKEYGVNNTKAITIVHVMFYLFCLFEAIVREVKLDIVSCIGLGLLLFAFFMLYYIVNYLLKDIWTVKLMIAKNHKYNPHFLFRTIKHPNYYLNIFPELVGLSMLCHASVSFIILAPIYLIIIYIRIKEEDNLIKNVIIPNGIKEF
- the purD gene encoding phosphoribosylamine--glycine ligase, encoding MKILIIGSGGREYAIAIKLLENKDNSLFFAPGNGATNNLGTNLDIKDFEKLADFCEQNKIDLTIVGPEDPLTNGIVDVFKKRNLVIFGPSKNAAKLEGSKVYMKNFLKKYNIKTARFLSSNDKDEICKFIDTLGDKVVVKADGLCAGKGVIIANSHDEAKKEALDMLSGKSFGEAGKNVVIEEFLDGYELSFFAICDGKNFVSLPFAQDHKKLNDGDMGPNTGGMGAYAPSPLANDNLLKRVENEIVRVTLDGMIQENAPFCGVLFVGLMIVNNEPYVLEYNVRFGDPECEVLMPLIKGDLAGILKDASLGKLTNIELYNKFSVGVVMASENYPFASSPKQEISVENIPNDTHICYAGVSLEDKKLYANGGRVLVCVGSGDNIKEAQEKAYMLCQNVKFKGAKFRKDIAYQALK
- a CDS encoding ATP-binding cassette domain-containing protein; this translates as MTAVTGVAGSGKSTLIREVFVNSYPKSTILDQSMPQASSRSNIATYLKIYDEIKKVFSKENHVDISLFSMMGKGACPLCKGKGVAKLDLAYLGDFEEICEKCQGKRFNDKALSYLYRGKNISEIFDLTAQEAKEVFFDNDLIKHALQSVIKANLSYIKLGQTLDSYSGGELQRLKISQMLLNHTSRIIILDEPTTELHEADISNLLILIRELARKGNTVIIIEHNLSVIAQADWIIDLGLKGGKMGGNLLFQGYPIDFIKCQDSFTASHLRRFLKKQ
- a CDS encoding uroporphyrinogen-III synthase, whose translation is MIYLVSHTKFNDNSVKHLQVCEIKFHKFSVDLSKFDALVLTSKNSVKALKFNLINLANLEVFSIGEGTTKEALNFGFTKIYTAKNAHGNEFANEIARLLKSKKTLFLKAKEVVSDVFGILKNGGVNLIEIIAYENVFLNLPNELKPPKNSIIIFTSPSNVDGFLRNFELDLSYKIIAIGKKTAISLKNFPNIIVSKTQSIENCIEIAKNLA
- a CDS encoding helix-turn-helix domain-containing protein, which gives rise to MNNKTVSERLKYLRSINKKTQKEFAEFLGIPQPSMSAYENGKNNPTIDVLIDIADKCKVSLDWLAGRSVYAFGLSSMRDFVLFMYELAMKKEIGFEIIVEDKFSNNDIETDENKWNVKLVFYGNDKEHAFNADVCNILKELSDNLFDLESYSITKEQFDSMKNKSVEYYSLPLTQKEFEELSRDEILKKRIEYLKENNLL
- a CDS encoding RDD family protein; amino-acid sequence: MSDDVLKKLNTEGIDIAPMNKRFLSYAIDEVLLSLLFVIIYWDSFTVSNDFEQTLEMVSSMSLQLVLLKVVYQSFFIWYYGATIGKIICKIVCIDVVMLSKPKLSAAILRAIFRIVSESFLYLGFVWALGNELRQTWHDKIAKTVVINAY
- a CDS encoding AAA family ATPase; its protein translation is MITKIEKIENLGIYKNFNSSKINEFKRYNLIYGWNGSGKSTLSRLFNSLNGKNIAEIYNGFKISICIDGTVYAENQFPISTESIKVFNDDFINENIDWNGILKSILLLDEKNIKEMESYNLLKNELYGDGSAVGILKEIENKEKELQDKEKELQKILTNIGKNVKNNFQLLDTTDSYYMNYDKRKVLSLIEDQNNPISKNDLIRNDELDSVIKKARPIKKDAITKKIEILNIDNIRKEIQKTSELIDRTVTSRVIEELKNNSQLSAWVENGLNLHKTEHRKICAFCGSSISNERIEKLDAHFSNALSKLNSEIALSIYSWESLKINADIFLIDENDFYDELLEQVKEQNSQFRKISQLANKEIEVYIEVLKEKQKKPFEKLGNTFEVDKLINSFNELNLVINKIKAYIDIHNEKVANFDAVIRDAKKRIERHYIQEQIEQLQYNDKKVKLQQFKDSLEKIKESCDKKKTKYAALENKLSNETLGAEEFNKKLEKFLGYGEITIEFDKDEKGYKIYRNGREEAKNLSEGEKTAIAFIYFITKIKENGQKIEDTILVIDDPISSFDSNKLFSAYAYMKSECDKAKQLFVLTHNYNFFSLVFRWFDRKHIKVDDKKCPNYSIYRIENKFENGVRFAFLNDGGEGLKQATEYDYIFNTVYSLKDKTLSKQEMIFCGNVARKLVESFLSFKFPKQRADLMSLLNAALPGQDNDIIRERIYKFINIYSHEKKINVLEGLDTEVLDASSQTVINDILKMVKELDERHYNAMVEKVEKELAD